One genomic window of Punica granatum isolate Tunisia-2019 chromosome 1, ASM765513v2, whole genome shotgun sequence includes the following:
- the LOC116188790 gene encoding QWRF motif-containing protein 2-like — translation MVAAVSTTINPKATATRSNPTRPPLLPSDPDNALPPPRRPKSREVTSRYMSSTSSSSSSSTSSSSAASYSSKRCPSPVISRTASSASRMMPSPAASAVIKRSQSAERRRPATPRSNSVDLRGASGRAGSGEVNSAQKMLLTSARSLSVSFQGDSFPLQVNKAKSAISRSPSPSTLRRGTPERRKPASAATTPAPVEQHRWPARLRSPNALSRSVDITDERRKLGGSKTGSVVRALQSSMILDARSSLDTRLSSSKLNNAGSRKPAEVNGVNNAGTRLDATSDCLSSDSESGGGSINGSNALRGPRGIVVPARFMQEMNNRSRRQMEPGSPVSKNNVLKTMASTPKSTGPKKPGFDSPVSSPKGILNTRGQSPIRGAVRPASPSKLSSWAASSPRGMSPSRVRGAVGETLADNGNTIGSTPSISSFAVEVRKGKIGENRIFDAHAMRLLHNRLLQWRFVNARADSALSAQQVNAERSLYNAWVSITRLRESVQTKRFQLQLQRENMKLAAILKGQMVYLEEWASVERDYSSSLAGATEALMASTIRLPITGAKGDIQKMKNAISSAVDVMQAMASSICLLLSKVGNVNNSVTELANVVAKERALLDKCRDLLSAAAALQVKEQSMRAHVLQLSSVPASCQTESRDTRCSVTSI, via the exons ATGGTAGCTGCCGTGTCAACAACGATAAACCCTAAGGCAACAGCGACTCGTTCGAACCCTACAAGGCCGCCTCTGCTCCCCTCCGACCCCGACAATGCTCTCCCTCCTCCTCGCCGGCCCAAGTCCCGGGAGGTCACCTCTCGCTACATGTCCTCCACCTCGTCCTCCTCGTCCTCGTCCACCTCTTCTTCGTCTGCTGCCTCTTATTCCTCGAAACGGTGCCCCTCGCCCGTGATCTCAAGGACGGCGAGCTCGGCGTCCAGGATGATGCCGTCCCCAGCTGCTTCAGCGGTGATCAAGCGGTCCCAGTCAGCCGAGCGGCGGCGTCCTGCCACTCCCCGGTCGAATTCAGTGGATTTGAGGGGTGCGAGCGGTAGAGCAGGCAGCGGTGAAGTGAACTCTGCGCAGAAGATGCTGCTCACTTCAGCTCGGAGCTTGTCAGTGTCTTTTCAGGGTGATTCGTTCCCTCTCCAAGTCAACAAAGCAAAGTCAGCTATCTCTCGGTCTCCTTCTCCGAGCACTCTGAGGAGAGGCACGCCAGAGAGGAGAAAGCCAGCATCAGCAGCGACCACGCCAGCGCCCGTGGAGCAGCACCGATGGCCAGCAAGGTTGCGTTCACCGAATGCACTGAGTCGGAGCGTGGATATCACGGATGAGAGGAGGAAATTGGGCGGATCTAAAACGGGGAGTGTGGTCAGGGCACTTCAAAGCTCAATGATCCTTGACGCCAGGTCTTCCCTGGATACAAGATTGTCTAGCTCGAAATTGAACAATGCAGGGTCGAGGAAGCCGGCTGAGGTTAACGGTGTAAACAATGCAGGAACCAGATTGGATGCAACCAGTGATTGTCTCTCCTCGGATAGTGAAAGTGGTGGTGGCAGCATCAATGGCAGCAATGCACTGCGTGGACCAAGGGGTATTGTAGTGCCGGCGAGGTTTATGCAGGAAATGAATAACAGATCGCGGCGGCAGATGGAACCTGGCTCACCGGTGTCAAAGAACAATGTATTGAAAACTATGGCCTCCACACCAAAATCAACCGGTCCAAAGAAGCCGGGTTTTGACAGTCCTGTGTCTTCTCCTAAAGGGATTTTGAATACTAGGGGACAGTCTCCGATTCGTGGGGCAGTTCGTCCTGCTTCGCCAAGTAAGCTGTCGAGTTGGGCAGCCTCATCTCCAAGGGGAATGAGCCCTTCTCGGGTGAGGGGTGCTGTAGGGGAAACTTTGGCTGATAATGGTAATACCATTGGGAGCACGCCTTCGATTTCGAGTTTCGCTGTTGAGGTTAGGAAAGGGAAAATTGGGGAGAATCGCATTTTTGATGCACATGCTATGAGGCTTTTGCATAACCGGCTTTTGCAATGGCGATTTGTGAATGCCAGAGCAGATTCAGCTCTATCTGCACAGCAAGTGAATGCAGAG AGAAGCCTCTACAATGCCTGGGTGAGTATTACGAGGCTGCGTGAATCTGTTCAAACCAAAAGATTTCAGTTACAACTGCAAAGGGAAAATATGAAGCTTGCAGCCATTCTCAAGGGACAG ATGGTTTACTTGGAAGAATGGGCTTCTGTTGAACGAGATTACTCAAGTTCATTGGCAGGGGCTACTGAAGCCTTGATGGCTAGCACTATTCGTCTCCCCATCACTGGAGCAAAG GGCGACATCCAAAAGATGAAGAATGCTATTTCTTCAGCTGTTGATGTGATGCAGGCAATGGCATCATCTATATGCTTGCTGTTATCAAAG GTTGGCAATGTGAACAATTCGGTCACTGAACTCGCAAATGTGGTGGCAAAAGAGCGTGCATTGCTGGACAAGTGCCGAGACCTTTTGTCGGCTGCTGCAGCTTTGCAG GTGAAGGAACAAAGCATGAGAGCTCACGTTTTACAGCTAAGCTCTGTACCTGCAAGTTGTCAAACAGAATCACGAGACACACGTTGCTCGGTTACATCTATTTAG